The sequence below is a genomic window from Flavobacterium sediminilitoris.
TTTTGATTTTCAAAATGGGATTTTTTATTTCTAAGTAGTCAACATTACTGTTAACCGACTTTAATATTAGAATTGCTCTCTTCCAGCAAAATGAAAAGCACCTTCAATAGCAGCATTCTCATCAGAGTCTGAACCATGAACAGCATTTTCACCAATTGATTTAGCATATTTTTTACGAATAGTTCCTTCAGCAGCATCAGCAGGATTTGTTGCACCAATTAATGTTCTGAAATCTTCAACCGCATTGTCTTTTTCTAAAATAGCAGCAACAATAGGACCTCTTGACATAAACTCTACTAATTCACCATAGAAAGGTCTTTCACTGTGAACAGCATAAAATTTTTGAGCATCTGCAACAGTTAATTGAGTTAATTTTAAAGAAACAATTTTAAAACCACCTTCAGTAATCATGTTTAAAATTCCACCAATGTGTCCGTTCTCAACAGCATCTGGTTTAATCATTGTAAAAGTTCTATTCGTTGCCATAACGTTTATCTATTTTTAAATTTTGTGCAAAAGTAATCTTTTTTATTGAATCTAGAAATTTCGATTT
It includes:
- a CDS encoding nucleoside-diphosphate kinase — its product is MATNRTFTMIKPDAVENGHIGGILNMITEGGFKIVSLKLTQLTVADAQKFYAVHSERPFYGELVEFMSRGPIVAAILEKDNAVEDFRTLIGATNPADAAEGTIRKKYAKSIGENAVHGSDSDENAAIEGAFHFAGREQF